A stretch of DNA from Saccharomycodes ludwigii strain NBRC 1722 chromosome I, whole genome shotgun sequence:
AAATACTAATTTTATTACAGGAACTCCCGATAAAAATGGTAACATAAAAGAGAGGAAAGCTAGCACCAGTAGCAATAGTATTACTGAAACTACTAGTAACATTAACAAAACTCCACCTTCAAGctcaatttttaattctatGTTGGCATCCATGTCTTCTGCttttacaaataatacTGGTTTACAAGAGGAGAACCTTCCTGAGGATACCAGTAAACAAAATTACAATTCTGCTAATGGTACAACTGCCATTAATGCAAGTACCAACAATAACTCAATGATTAGCTATAGAAAGCAGGAAGCCGCAATCAATAACTCTAATGATACTAGTGACGTTGCATTGGTTAATACTCACACtggtagtaacaataatagtaacaatgCTGACAACATTGATGTATCATTTGATAGTACAAAttctaataacaatatgCTATACTCGACAACAGATTATTATGTTAAAAATGAGATTCCCTTTGCGCATGAAAGTAGAAATGAATTATTTCATAATTCATTCAAATCAGTTCCATCTCAAGATAGATTGATTGACatattttcttgttctttgTCTAAGGATTCAATATTTCAAGGTAAAATGTATGTTTCGGAAAAGtacatttgttttaattcgAAAAATAACTTGTTAGGGTTATGGGCTACAAATATTGTAATTTGTCTAGATGATATTGCTagcatcaataataatggagAATTCACTGAAAGACCATCTATTATTGCACCAAATATTAGtagtaaatttaaaaataataattactCAAGTCATGGTACTGGTAGCGTGACTTcggataataatattgtgaTAAATACATTATACGGCagatcttttaattttagtgGATTTTCCGATAAGAATAAAGCGagcaaaattattaaaacaatttgggaaaattctttgaaaaaatcaacATTAGTAACATCTTCAATGCAAAAAGGAGTCGATAGCGATGATAAGAGTAAATACGGGAACGGGAAGGATGATAAAGATGGGGTACTGCAGGATACTAAAGATAGGTCTGCTAGTAATGTAAGCGAGATATCCGCTGATGATTACCGCCCTAATAGCATTGGTGGGTTGTATAAACATGGGATCCATAATAATCAGTCTGGGATATTGATTGATGCCTTTCAATACGATATCAAATTGAGTGAAAAACACAAGCGGGCTAATAGCAACATTTTAGAGAATATAAATGCTAAGAACTTGATACCTGCTGACTTGGAAGATGCCATATTATCCGTCGATGAATCTGTTTACGAAGAATAccatgaaaaagaaaaacctgttacaaataattattcGGATGAATATGAGGATGATGAGGATGACGATTATGATAGTGAAGAAGAGAGTAAAATTACAGACAATAAGCTTAAACAGGTTAAGGTTTATACATTCATCCCTAAAGCCAACTATACTTACAAAGGTCAATTATATCATGATGAAActgaatttatttattcaccAGAAGAAGACAACAAAGAAGATCTTTTAGCCGAAGTAGAATTAAATGCACCACCAGGAATCATCTTCGAGCTTTTATTCAGTGAGAATAATCCTAGTTTTACCTTATCTTATTTATCTGGATTAAATTCTTCCAACTTCCAGCCGCCGAATTTAGGagcttttaataaaatcaatcaAGATGGCCAAAAATATAGAGAATACCAATATGACAAGGGCTTGAATTATCCAGTGGGACCCAAGACTACAAGATGCTTAGTACGAGAAACCATTCTTTCTTTGGAATATGATAATTACATTAATGTATTAAATACTACCAGAACGCCTGATGTTCCATCTGGATCGAATTTTTCAGTGAAAACACGGTACATGATAAGGTGGGGTCCTAACGGAAGttctgttttaaaaatatcgtTTTGGGTTGATTGGACTGGGAGCAGTTGGATTAAATCTATGATTGATAAAAGTTGTAAATCAGGACAGAAGGAAGCTACCAAGGTACTATTAGTTTCTTTACAAGAAAAGTTAGAACAAGTCACAGAGATGAAGAAATTATCGCTAGATGAAGCTATAAGTAGCGAAATGCCTTCTAGTAATAACGGTATATTGAGTAAATCGCCCTCTGTTACTTCTCTAAGATCATTACCCCAGGAggaatataattataaaggCAATACTAGCGGTGCGGCTGGTATTTCCACGGGTTTAAATAAAACCGGCAATTTGTATTCCAACAAAGTTAGTGCAAATGGTTTTACTAACACCAATATACACAATACTGATTTAAAGTTGTCCTTTTTCTCGTTTACTAACATactattgttttttattacttttttgttACTGTTGAACTTATATTTCCAATTTAAAATCATGTCTAAGTACAACTTGTTAAATGACATAATTCCGCAGTTTTTATCTTCTCAATCGAACGAAAAATCTAGTGTTGTAATCGATGAAACTACGGAAAAActattggaaaatattgatgCATTGGTACAAAGAAGGATGAATGTGAAAAATTGAAGTTCCATGTTAGTTTGCACCTTGTGTgcgtttttatttttatatgtataaatatgaaatataaataatcaacacacaaataaaatattgcaAGACAATAGatatgctttttttttttttttttttttcccttttccttttgtttatttacttacttatttattcatattaCATAGTGGATGATGATAATTTCGGTAATTCTGGATAAGCAAATACACTCTGGACATGATTgttaccatttttattactattgatATATCTACCATGGTTATTGTTagttgtaataatattatcagtAACGTTGACATTACTCTTGTTGTTTAGGTCTATAATTCCGTTATTGCcattattaacaacaatactACCACTTATTTTGGTTAACGATGGATAGTAACATTCAGTGTATGAAGTGTCCttgacattattattagtattatgtttgttttttctgtGATTGTTACTGCTTTCCTCGTTAAAAATGTTGCCACCACTAGGAGTCGAATgttgtttaaaataatttattgaataatTGAACAAACTTTCATTAAATGTGGCAGGCAATGTAACTTCCCGTTTAGCGTTACACTTATCTTGTTCTTTGCTGCGACTATCTGCCATTGAGGTGGTATGTTTTGGTACTTTTTTGGTAGTTGTATTGTTTAGGCATTTGTCTTCACTTGTAATGGTGGTTTTATTagtcttatttttattatttcttagTAAACACGGCTCCGCggaaatatattttttcatattttccattttccGTCTAGAATCTAATTCCTTTTGTAAATCTTctacaatttttataatggCAGGAActtctaattttaaaatctgTTGATATTCCTTTTGGGATAATTCtaagttattattactatgaCCGCAAGTACTGGAAATGTTGTACAATACTTCGGGATGTGTTGGTAATTTAGCCATGGATAAATCTAAATATCtcatataatataaacatgCATTTTCGATATCATTGCCAATAAAGAATGATTGTGCTTTCTCTATTAATGTGATACATGTTTTTAGGTATATTCTTAAgggtatatttttattgaatttataatttgtgGCTTCTTTTTGTAACATTGTCGGTGATTTAGTGGTGGTACCGGTTGGATAATGGACAAGTGTCATTTTATGGATGGTAGAATGAGTATTgcattaatttttgtagGTTATTGGATATTAGCATATGTATCtaaaaagttattaaaaaaaaaaaaaaaaaaaaaaacatttgtaCAAGTCGAGCTCATCGCAAGacaaaatggaaaaaaaaaaaaaaaaaaaaaaatttttttcgttcttttttttgttgtttttttttaattaaaactatttggatattttctctctttctgTTAAACTGCAATTAATTTTGCAAGAAAGATCAACGATctactttttatttccaaattGGGAAAAAAAGCCAAAATATACCAGATATTCCGATGATGCCTTTTTGTGTCGGAAAAGTGTAGACACcggtcaaaaaaaaaaaacagctAAAAGTTTTCTAAGTTAACAaatagattaaaaaaaattatatatatatatatatatatctgaAGTGGGAAAGAGTGGCAATACTTTCCCCTTTTACCTTCTCTCCCCCCCTTAATTTGAGTCATTTAGCAACCTTTGATAATTCAACTTTAACAATATTCCttcacatatatatatatattctttcttaaatttgtaatatattaaatgcTAATTGCTTAACTTGTTAATttatcagaaaaaaaaaaaaatgcctATACGGTTTACCGGTAATAATGAAACTAAAAGTTCAACtagataataaatcaaatattttacatttagaaaataatagcaaGCTTTCTGATCTAGTTCAAAAGATATTAGAAACATTTAAATCATCAACCGCCGATGACGATCCagaagataataaatacaCTTTAAAATCTATTAGATTTGGTTACCCACCGAAAACAATTCTTATTAAGAATAACACCAACacaaaaaatgtaaatataaaagacGATTCTGATGAAGATGCTAGCgaagatgataataatatgagTAAGACACTAATAGATTTGGGTATAAGCTCaggggaaaaaataagCGCGGGTTTCGAAAGTGGAATTGCCAATGTTATCTCTAGTAAGGATGAAAACAATATAGCTAAGGTTAAATTACACACTGTACCAGACGATAACTCTTGTTTGTTTCATGCTATAGCATACTGTTTATATAAACCACACGATAACTCAGAATCAGTGAATTATGCAAAAAATTTACGCCAGTTATGTGCGGATTATATTGTGGCTCACCAAACCGAATTTAACGCAGCCGTATTAGGCAAACCAGTTGAGGAATACATAAAATGGATTACACGTAATGATACATGGGGTGGTGGCATTGAAATAGCTATATTATCAAGAATTTTGCAAGTCGGAATATATGTATTGGATGTAGATAACTTGTCCTTTGACAAATTTAACGAAGATTTAGTTAATGATaatggttttattttaattgcCTTTAATGGCGTTCATTATGATGCTATTGAATACGAGGGTGCCACGGTTTTATTTGATGAAAAGATATTGGATGAATGCCTAAGCTATGCCCATGAATGGAAACTGCAAGGTTATActtttaatacttttaatgcaaaaataaaatgcaATATTTGCGGCAAAATACTTAGGGGGGAAAAAGAAGTATCAAAACATGCAGAGCAAACCAAACATTATGATTTTGATCAAAATCAATAGTCATTATTGCATTTAACTTTTAAGGCCAGTGTTGCTGATCGGAAATAATGGAAAGGtttgtttaattattatataaatacaaaaaaaaaagaaggaaaaaaaaaaagaaaaatagaaatatatgTAAAAATACGTATGaataaagaaattagaataaaaacaaaaaaaaaaaaaaaaaaaaaaaaaagttgtaaaaatatatatatatttttttttatctagtaaattttataaatttgcTTCCTAATCTTTTTGTGCTGGATTAGCTTTTACGTCTTGAACGTTCTTCAAATATGGTAATGTAGGCTCAGTATTAGAAATATTGGTTAATGTGGTATCATAATACTGTTTTAGCAGAActtcattattttcttttaccggttcttttttttgtttaatctGCTCAACTCtatttagaaaattatttaaattcaatCCTGCAGCGGCATCGGCTACTTCTTGTGTATATGGAACAgcttttaattctttaacTCTCCTCTTATGAATTTTACTTTTCAAATGCGTCTTTAATGCTGCCCTAGTTTCACAATATTTAGCACAATGTATACAATAGTGCTGACCCAACCCTGGTTTAGTTTCATCTAAGGGTTGATTTAACAGTTGTTGTACTTTATTTTGGTCAACTAATtcattatatattaaatccAAATCCTTGGTTCTTCTTTTAGTTTTATATCTTTTGACAGAATATCTACCCATGGTTTAAAGTAATGATGCAggttgtaattttttattttattattatttttatttttaaaatgtgGAAATCATTACATCTTTTAGCATTAAAGTAAAACAAGCGAAAATACGTTCAAATGAAAGTAGGAATATAGAATGGAAACAGATTCAGGATTAGCTAAATGGTTTTATACAAATAGGAGAAATGACAAATAAAACCAGTAAACtaatgcaaaaaaaaaaaaaataaaaaaagaaacgtttGTTACAGACCTCGCTTAGGGTTGTAATACTTTGTAAAGGCAGTTATTTGGGACAAAGTGAAACATCCATACATATACGAAtttgtaattattttttttttttttattttttttttttgtcataAACCTGTTTTGATTTCAAGTATTCCAGTAACCCAGTAACCATCTTTACCATAAACAAATCCCgctatattaaaaaaaaaaaaaaagcttgaAGAAAACATCattaaaagtatatttACATTTATACATAAGCAAATGGCATCTTTCACCACTTATTTCGTTAGTAGTTTTGTATTACTAAGccaactttattattattttttttttttgtacgaataaaaagacattccaatattattttttttattttttatttttcttttttttaatttaacaTTTAATTACTAATCaaaatttatctttttatacTTTGTGCTATATCTAATTTTTAAACTACTTTTTCATCtcattcctttttttttttaatcttattgtatttatatatattttgttatacaagaaaaaaaaaaaaaaaaaaaaaacaaactcTCAACAAACATTAATATTACTCAAGATGGCTAGAAGACCAGCTAGATGTTACAGATATCAAAAGAACAAGCCTTATCCAAAATCCAGATACAACAGAGCTGTTCCAGATGCCAAAATTagaatttttgatttaggTAAGAAGAAGGCTTCTGTCGATGAATTTCCATTGTGTGTTCATTTAGTTTCTAACGAATTGGAACAATTGTCTTCTGAAGCTTTGGAAGCTGCTCGTATCTGTGCTAACAAATACATCACTGTCACTACTGGTAGAGATTCCTTCCACTTGAGAGTTAGAGTCCATCCATTCCATGTTTTGAGAATTAACAAGATGTTGTCTTGCGCTGGTGCCGATAGATTGCAACAAGGTATGAGAGGTGCTTGGGGTAAACCACATGGTTTGGCTGCTCGTGTTGACATTGGtcaaattattttctctGTTAGAACCAAGGACAGCAACAAggatgttgttgttgaaggTTTGAGAAGAGCCAGATACAAGTTCCCAGGTCaacaaaagattattttatcCAAGAAATGGGGTTTTACCAACTTGGACAGACCTGAATACATCAAGAGAAAAGAAGCTCGTGAAGTTAAAGATGACGGTGCCTTTGTCAAGTTTTTGTCTAAGAAAGGTCCATTGGAAAAGAACTTTAGAGAATTCCCAGATTATTTTACTAGTCAAgcttaaataaaatataattttttttaatttaatttaatttactttAATTTACTTTAATTTATTCTGTTTTATTCTTGTTATTATACCTTGTATGTTTACACgttttaaattatacaaTAATAGACAAGTGGCAATAGCCTATGTACTTTTACCCTTTATCAAATTTAACACgttgtattattatccgattattattgtaataGAAATCATTACGGCGTGtggttataatatttctacGAAGAGAAAACACcattgataatttttgtttttccgTTTAAAAGTATTggaaaaatgttttataaaaagGCGTAGActtatcattgttatttttacaattaaaattatttgtcTATTTATTCCAATTTTTGACAGCCAGagtaaaaaaggaaaagctaaaaaaaaaaaattttcttcttttttccttttttttttagaaatattacttttaaatctcgactatttaataaaatattctgatccttttgttttcttaaACTCCTTTAAATCTATATTGTGACTGACAGAAAGAATAATTCATTCTTTTCCTCCCTCtttgttactattttttttttttaaacttgaAATTAGTcgaataaacaaataaataaatacgtatatacatacatacatacatatatatatatatatatataacccACATtagttactactactactgctCTATCTAACACCCAACATGTCTGCTATTAAAGAATTCCAATACAAAGAACACCCAGAAActttagttttatttgatGTCGATGGCACATTAACACCAGCTAGATTGACTGTCTCTGATGAAGTCAGAGAAGCTTTAGTTAAATTAAGAAAGAAGGTTTGTATTGGTTTCGTTGGTGGTAGTGATTTAAGTAAACAAGTGGAGCAATTAGGTCCAAATGTTTTGCAAGATTTTGACTACTGTTTCAGTGAGAATGGTTTAACTGCTTACAGATTAGGCCACAAAATGGCTTCtcaatcttttattaactGGCTTGGTGAAgaaaaatacaacaaatTAGCCAAATTTATGTTAAGATACTTAAGTGACATAGATTTACCAGTTAGAAGAGGTacttttattgaatttagAAATGGTATGGTTAATGTTTCACCAATTGGTAGAAATGCCAGCACACAAGAACGTTGTGattatgaaaaatttgacAAGGCACACAAAATCAGAGAAAAGATGGTTGAAGCTTTGAAGAAGGAGTTCCCGGATTATGGTTTAACTTTCTCCATTGGTGGTCAAATTTCATTTGATGTTTTCCCAACAGGTTGGGATAAGACTTATTGTTTGCAACATGTCGCTAAAGATGGTTTCAAAACAATACACTTCTTCGGTGATAAAACCTTCAAAGGTGGCAATGACTATGAAATCTATGAAGATCCAAGAACCATTGGCCATGCCGTTAACAGTCCAGTTGACACCGTTAGAATTTTGAACGAATTGTTTGACTTGAAATAAAtgctttaaaattttatttggatGGTGTATATgtgatatatattatttagttCTTTGATACTGTTTGTTTTATCTCATTTTTATACGTATATATGTATACCAGCtgaatataacaaaaaaaaaaaaaaggtgaaaaaataaaaaaaaattaagtaaagaatattattattattattattattattattataagtGGGAGGTAAGACTAGGATAGTAACCTAATATATGCTAGGACTAATGCAAAAGTACCAGTACAAACACCGATTAGCCATTGCATGACTTGTGCCTTTACAGAATCTATTTGCATTTTCATATTTGTAACTTCCTGATCGATTCTTGTATCAACTTCCTTAATTTGTAGATCATGCATACTTGCTTCTTCCTTAATTCTTCCCTTTTCTAAACTTAAATCTAATTTAAAACCTGCGTTACATTTAGTTATCTCTTCTCTTAGCTTACGACCCAGCTTATCCAATTCATGACCTAAGCGTTCTTGTTCTGCATTGATCTTATgaaattcatttttatccaaTAACAAAAGCTCATCCCTCAATTTTGTAAAGTCCATTCTTTGCATATAAGCTAGCTTAATAAGATCTTCTCTTGTAGATAATGTTGAAGTTATTTCAGAAACACCCTCATTTAATGAGTTGGTAATTatggttattattgtttctGCTTGTTCTTGATTAAAAGCGCCTTGAgctattaattttttcttcaaattaTCTGTGTCTGCTATGTGATTTGGCTTAAAGTTATAATTAGGACTAGATTGCGAAAATGATCTTTTTATTGGCAGAATGGTTGATATAAAAATGggattttgttttaatggTACCGAATATACTCTTGAGAGTGATGGTAATCTTAATAAGTGAAGAATTGGTAATCTCAATGGTTTTACAAGCATTGTATGATACTGTTTGTAtgtttttctctttttccctCAAAGTGTAACAAAAGTATTCTGtaagaaaaagttattaaaaagttttaatcGTTTAAAAAACGCCTAAAGAACAAAATCTTTAACAAGCGAattaattaacaaaaataaaaaaataaaaaaaatttatttttaatagaaattataataatattttaaactGAGTTTGGCAGCATGTGCAGaaatcatataaaaaaaaaaaaaaaagaaaaaagaaaaacaatatctattaatatttatattttcttttctttttttactgccattttttaagtttaaagttaaaaagaaaaaccaaaaaagtatatataaaaataccaaGCTAACTTTTCGTacaaaaactaaaaata
This window harbors:
- the OTU1 gene encoding ubiquitin-specific protease OTU1 (similar to Saccharomyces cerevisiae YFL044C | OTU1 | Ovarian TUmor), which produces MKLKVQLDNKSNILHLENNSKLSDLVQKILETFKSSTADDDPEDNKYTLKSIRFGYPPKTILIKNNTNTKNVNIKDDSDEDASEDDNNMSKTLIDLGISSGEKISAGFESGIANVISSKDENNIAKVKLHTVPDDNSCLFHAIAYCLYKPHDNSESVNYAKNLRQLCADYIVAHQTEFNAAVLGKPVEEYIKWITRNDTWGGGIEIAILSRILQVGIYVLDVDNLSFDKFNEDLVNDNGFILIAFNGVHYDAIEYEGATVLFDEKILDECLSYAHEWKLQGYTFNTFNAKIKCNICGKILRGEKEVSKHAEQTKHYDFDQNQ
- the FMP32 gene encoding Fmp32p (similar to Saccharomyces cerevisiae YFL046W | FMP32 | Found in Mitochondrial Proteome), producing the protein MLVKPLRLPILHLLRLPSLSRVYSVPLKQNPIFISTILPIKRSFSQSSPNYNFKPNHIADTDNLKKKLIAQGAFNQEQAETIITIITNSLNEGVSEITSTLSTREDLIKLAYMQRMDFTKLRDELLLLDKNEFHKINAEQERLGHELDKLGRKLREEITKCNAGFKLDLSLEKGRIKEEASMHDLQIKEVDTRIDQEVTNMKMQIDSVKAQVMQWLIGVCTGTFALVLAYIRLLS
- the RPL10 gene encoding 60S ribosomal protein uL16 (similar to Saccharomyces cerevisiae YLR075W | RPL10 | Ribosomal Protein of the Large subunit), with the protein product MARRPARCYRYQKNKPYPKSRYNRAVPDAKIRIFDLGKKKASVDEFPLCVHLVSNELEQLSSEALEAARICANKYITVTTGRDSFHLRVRVHPFHVLRINKMLSCAGADRLQQGMRGAWGKPHGLAARVDIGQIIFSVRTKDSNKDVVVEGLRRARYKFPGQQKIILSKKWGFTNLDRPEYIKRKEAREVKDDGAFVKFLSKKGPLEKNFREFPDYFTSQA
- a CDS encoding GRAM and VASt domain-containing protein (similar to Saccharomyces cerevisiae YLR072W | LAM6 | Lipid transfer protein Anchored at Membrane contact site (paralog of YFL042C | LAM5)), with product MMEDMIEDIVNQKPASDLNNKDTGNSQNFKSQAADPLITKENVSSNSNQNAPIIHRRVKSTNTNFITGTPDKNGNIKERKASTSSNSITETTSNINKTPPSSSIFNSMLASMSSAFTNNTGLQEENLPEDTSKQNYNSANGTTAINASTNNNSMISYRKQEAAINNSNDTSDVALVNTHTGSNNNSNNADNIDVSFDSTNSNNNMLYSTTDYYVKNEIPFAHESRNELFHNSFKSVPSQDRLIDIFSCSLSKDSIFQGKMYVSEKYICFNSKNNLLGLWATNIVICLDDIASINNNGEFTERPSIIAPNISSKFKNNNYSSHGTGSVTSDNNIVINTLYGRSFNFSGFSDKNKASKIIKTIWENSLKKSTLVTSSMQKGVDSDDKSKYGNGKDDKDGVLQDTKDRSASNVSEISADDYRPNSIGGLYKHGIHNNQSGILIDAFQYDIKLSEKHKRANSNILENINAKNLIPADLEDAILSVDESVYEEYHEKEKPVTNNYSDEYEDDEDDDYDSEEESKITDNKLKQVKVYTFIPKANYTYKGQLYHDETEFIYSPEEDNKEDLLAEVELNAPPGIIFELLFSENNPSFTLSYLSGLNSSNFQPPNLGAFNKINQDGQKYREYQYDKGLNYPVGPKTTRCLVRETILSLEYDNYINVLNTTRTPDVPSGSNFSVKTRYMIRWGPNGSSVLKISFWVDWTGSSWIKSMIDKSCKSGQKEATKVLLVSLQEKLEQVTEMKKLSLDEAISSEMPSSNNGILSKSPSVTSLRSLPQEEYNYKGNTSGAAGISTGLNKTGNLYSNKVSANGFTNTNIHNTDLKLSFFSFTNILLFFITFLLLLNLYFQFKIMSKYNLLNDIIPQFLSSQSNEKSSVVIDETTEKLLENIDALVQRRMNVKN
- the RFU1 gene encoding Rfu1p (similar to Saccharomyces cerevisiae YLR073C | RFU1 | Regulator of Free Ubiquitin chains), which produces MTLVHYPTGTTTKSPTMLQKEATNYKFNKNIPLRIYLKTCITLIEKAQSFFIGNDIENACLYYMRYLDLSMAKLPTHPEVLYNISSTCGHSNNNLELSQKEYQQILKLEVPAIIKIVEDLQKELDSRRKMENMKKYISAEPCLLRNNKNKTNKTTITSEDKCLNNTTTKKVPKHTTSMADSRSKEQDKCNAKREVTLPATFNESLFNYSINYFKQHSTPSGGNIFNEESSNNHRKNKHNTNNNVKDTSYTECYYPSLTKISGSIVVNNGNNGIIDLNNKSNVNVTDNIITTNNNHGRYINSNKNGNNHVQSVFAYPELPKLSSSTM
- the SEC53 gene encoding phosphomannomutase SEC53 (similar to Saccharomyces cerevisiae YFL045C | SEC53 | SECretory), which produces MSAIKEFQYKEHPETLVLFDVDGTLTPARLTVSDEVREALVKLRKKVCIGFVGGSDLSKQVEQLGPNVLQDFDYCFSENGLTAYRLGHKMASQSFINWLGEEKYNKLAKFMLRYLSDIDLPVRRGTFIEFRNGMVNVSPIGRNASTQERCDYEKFDKAHKIREKMVEALKKEFPDYGLTFSIGGQISFDVFPTGWDKTYCLQHVAKDGFKTIHFFGDKTFKGGNDYEIYEDPRTIGHAVNSPVDTVRILNELFDLK
- the BUD20 gene encoding Bud20p (similar to Saccharomyces cerevisiae YLR074C | BUD20 | BUD site selection) codes for the protein MGRYSVKRYKTKRRTKDLDLIYNELVDQNKVQQLLNQPLDETKPGLGQHYCIHCAKYCETRAALKTHLKSKIHKRRVKELKAVPYTQEVADAAAGLNLNNFLNRVEQIKQKKEPVKENNEVLLKQYYDTTLTNISNTEPTLPYLKNVQDVKANPAQKD